The genomic window ACCGCTACAAGACCATGGCCAAGCTCGGTGTCCGCAACATAGAGGGCTACAACACCCGTGTGGCCGAGGCGCTCGAGAACGAAGAGATGCTGTCGCGCACGGTGCAAACAGGCTTTGACCCGGAGACCGGGTCCCCCGTCTATGAGGACGAGGAAATGGAGCCGACCCCGATGCCCTTCATCGTCGTCGTGGTCGATGAGATGGCTGACCTGATGATGGTCGCCGGCAAGGAAATCGAAGGCGCCGTGCAGCGGCTCGCGCAGATGGCGCGTGCGGCGGGCATCCACATGATCACGGCCACACAGCGCCCGTCGGTGGACGTCATCACCGGCACCATCAAGGCCAACTTCCCGACCCGTATTTCGTTCCAGGTGACGTCGAAGATCGACAGCCGGACAATTCTGGGCGAACAGGGTGCCGAACAATTGCTGGGCCAGGGCGACATGCTCTACATGGCAGGCGGCGGCCGCATCCGTCGTGTGCATGGTCCGTTTGTCTCCGATGAAGAAGTCGAACAGGTCGTGCGTCACCTCAAGCAGCAGGGCGCGCCACAATATCTCGAGCAGATCACTGCCGAACCCGAAGACGGCGGCGAGAGCCTGTTTGGAACCGGTGTGGAAGATGGCTCCGGCGACGAGCTGTACGACAAGGCCATTGCCATCGTGGCGCAGGACAAGCGCGCGTCCACCAGCTACATCCAGCGCAAGCTGCAGATTGGCTACAACCGGGCCGCGCGCCTGATCGAGCGCATGGAAGAAGAAGGCATCGTGTCTGCCGCCAATCACGCCGGCAAACGCGAAGTGCTGATCGGCGAAATCGGATCAGGCGACCACGCCTACTAGGCAGTTGTCCGGTTCGCCAACCCGCAAACGTCACAAAACCTCGGTTTTGCCTGAATTGCTGTTCAGAGTAGGTTCACGCCCTGATTGCGATGCTGGCACCCATGCTGAGTGTCCTGAAACCGAAAGTCTGGCTCATGCCGCGTATTCTGTCTTTTGTTCTTTGCGCCACCATGGCCGCGTTCCTGGCCATGGTGCCTGCAAAAGCCCAGCTGGCCGCCCCTGCTCCCCTCAATTCCGAGGAGCTGGCGGACGTTGCGCGCATAAACGGCTTTCTCAACAACCTCAAAAACATGTCCGGCCGGTTTTTGCAGATCAATCCGGACGGCGTGCTCAGCGAAGGCGCGTTCTATATCGCCCGCCCCGGCCGCGCCCGCTTTGACTATGACCAGGAAGACCTGATCGTCGTCGCCCGAGGCCAGCAGCTGCTGATCAAGGAAGGCACCTTCGTCACCAA from Candidatus Phaeomarinobacter ectocarpi includes these protein-coding regions:
- a CDS encoding LolA family protein gives rise to the protein MLSVLKPKVWLMPRILSFVLCATMAAFLAMVPAKAQLAAPAPLNSEELADVARINGFLNNLKNMSGRFLQINPDGVLSEGAFYIARPGRARFDYDQEDLIVVARGQQLLIKEGTFVTNELPLDGTPLKILLGRDIDLATDARIIAVDSRAGTLATTIQDPDAPELGQVTLIFTGPTLQLQRWIVTDAQGLRTTISLTEINYPERIDPDLFRLESGNSTFRGRQD